The Micromonospora sp. Llam0 genome contains a region encoding:
- a CDS encoding ABC transporter — protein sequence MIRHALPVTTQGGPAAPNPGAPALPAALNRLRSAIAAMAYPLVLPSAEEGREVGDGLIAQLDDYLLPRLARLDAPLLVVVGGSTGAGKSTLVNSMVRARVSATGVLRPTTRSPVLVSHPADASWFRQGELLPGLTRTAGPTDAPDALQLVAAPALPPGLAFLDAPDIDSVVDANRALAVQLLAAADLWLFVTTAARYADAVPWQLLQTAQLRGTMVALTLDRVPTEAVNEITAHLREMLTDHDLGDVPIFVVPETVVGGQGLLPEIAAAPLREWFGQLAGDAAARAAVIRQSLDGALSALAPTVEGLASAADDQLDAARTLTDRVRAAYRSASRNAEQAVQDGRLLRGEVLGRWQDFVGTGELFRSLEARVGRLRDRVRSAVTGRPAPANQLRTAIESQLVTLIKGAATEAADAAHLAWRTHPAGAALLTPELAQPSADLPERAERLVRDWQRDVLELVRAEAGDKRFVARTAAYAVNATGLAVMIAVFASTAFIPTGLEVAAAGGTTVAAQKVLEAIFGDQAIRNLANRSREGLLRRIRALLDEEAGRYLRLIEAAGVPPEAVDATATAPGDRLRAAAVEVEQARAAAGLSGGTPYRLPDTLPGATGPLPGAVA from the coding sequence TTGATCAGGCACGCTTTACCCGTGACCACGCAGGGCGGACCGGCCGCGCCCAACCCCGGCGCACCCGCACTTCCCGCTGCGCTCAATCGACTACGCTCCGCAATCGCGGCGATGGCGTACCCCCTCGTGCTGCCCTCAGCCGAGGAGGGCCGCGAAGTCGGTGACGGCCTGATCGCTCAGCTGGACGACTATCTACTGCCCCGGCTCGCCCGACTCGACGCACCGCTGCTGGTGGTGGTCGGCGGCTCCACCGGCGCGGGCAAGTCGACCCTGGTCAACAGCATGGTCCGGGCCCGGGTCAGCGCCACCGGCGTACTGCGGCCCACCACCCGGTCCCCGGTGCTGGTCAGCCACCCGGCGGACGCCAGTTGGTTCCGGCAGGGCGAGCTGCTGCCCGGCCTGACCCGCACCGCCGGCCCCACCGACGCCCCGGACGCGCTGCAGCTCGTCGCCGCGCCGGCGCTACCCCCCGGGCTGGCCTTCCTCGACGCGCCGGACATCGACTCGGTGGTCGACGCCAACCGGGCGCTCGCCGTCCAACTGCTCGCCGCCGCCGACCTGTGGCTGTTCGTCACCACCGCCGCCCGGTACGCCGACGCGGTCCCCTGGCAACTGCTGCAGACCGCGCAGCTACGCGGGACCATGGTCGCGCTCACCCTGGACCGGGTGCCGACCGAGGCGGTCAACGAGATCACCGCGCATCTGCGGGAGATGCTCACCGACCACGACCTCGGCGACGTACCGATCTTCGTGGTGCCGGAGACGGTAGTCGGCGGCCAAGGGCTGCTGCCGGAGATCGCCGCCGCACCGCTGCGCGAATGGTTCGGCCAGCTCGCCGGGGACGCCGCCGCCCGCGCCGCGGTCATCCGGCAGTCCCTCGACGGGGCGCTGAGCGCGCTGGCACCGACCGTCGAAGGGCTGGCCTCCGCCGCCGACGACCAGCTCGACGCGGCCCGTACCCTGACCGACCGGGTCCGCGCCGCATACCGCAGCGCGAGCCGCAACGCCGAGCAGGCGGTGCAGGACGGCCGGCTGCTCCGCGGTGAAGTCCTCGGCCGCTGGCAGGACTTCGTCGGCACCGGCGAACTGTTCCGTTCACTGGAGGCCAGGGTGGGGCGGCTCCGCGACCGGGTGCGCAGCGCCGTCACCGGCCGGCCGGCACCCGCCAACCAGCTGCGGACCGCGATCGAGTCACAACTGGTGACCCTGATCAAGGGCGCGGCGACCGAGGCCGCCGACGCCGCGCACCTGGCCTGGCGGACCCACCCGGCCGGTGCCGCGCTACTCACCCCGGAGCTCGCCCAACCCTCCGCCGACCTGCCGGAGCGCGCCGAGCGACTGGTCCGCGACTGGCAACGCGACGTGCTCGAACTGGTCCGGGCCGAGGCCGGCGACAAACGGTTCGTCGCCCGCACCGCCGCGTACGCGGTGAACGCCACCGGGCTCGCCGTCATGATCGCTGTCTTCGCCTCGACCGCCTTCATCCCGACCGGGCTGGAGGTCGCCGCCGCCGGCGGCACCACCGTCGCCGCGCAGAAGGTCCTTGAGGCGATCTTCGGCGACCAGGCGATCCGCAACCTCGCCAACCGGTCCCGGGAGGGTCTGCTGCGCCGGATCCGGGCGCTGCTCGACGAGGAGGCCGGCCGCTACCTGCGGCTGATCGAAGCGGCCGGTGTCCCACCGGAGGCCGTCGACGCCACGGCCACCGCACCCGGCGACCGGCTGCGCGCTGCGGCCGTCGAGGTCGAGCAGGCCCGGGCTGCCGCCGGGTTGAGCGGCGGTACGCCGTACCGCTTGCCGGACACGCTGCCCGGCGCGACCGGACCGCTGCCGGGAGCGGTCGCGTGA
- a CDS encoding GTPase translates to MTGFVDRVRHLARRDSRVDADLLVDRLDALGRFLRAADGRIPDDRLGAAHTLVERAGARLALSREHTVVALAGATGSGKSSIFNALAGRDLSPVGVRRPTTGYAHACGWGAVDGASGLLDWVGVLPRHRFVRESALDGTDEAGLHGLVLLDLPDFDSVEYGHRLEVDRLLGLVDLVIWVVDPQKYADRVIHRGYLREFHRNRDVTVVVLNHADRLDRTELPRLLADLRRLLDSDGLDGVPLLATSALVPAAMTELRRLLEGTVTERQAALRRLSSDLDSVTDGLAELVGPAGERAEEEINRGTVRRLSLALAAAAGVPSVVDAVESAYRHRAGAATGWPLTRAWRRLRPDPLLRLHLLGSRRAGGSGPANQPTSVTAADRPVPPSLAGAGGPVPVTSLPAPSAAQRAAVDLAVRGLAEQAGSRLPTPWSAAVTAAARSQRAELPDALDRAVGGADLGLDRPPMWWRLVGTAQWAVTATAAAGLGWLLVGFVIRTLGLPALDYPTVGVLPVPTAMLLGGLLGGILLSLLIRPVTGWAARRVRRRAEDRLYDVVAETARRLVVAPVRAVLQAHADARDALDRARSSHR, encoded by the coding sequence GTGACCGGCTTCGTCGACCGGGTCCGGCACCTGGCCCGAAGGGACTCCCGGGTGGACGCCGACCTGCTGGTCGACCGGCTCGACGCGCTCGGGCGGTTCCTGCGCGCCGCCGACGGCCGGATTCCCGACGACCGGCTCGGAGCCGCCCACACCCTGGTCGAGCGGGCCGGGGCCCGGCTGGCGCTGTCCCGGGAGCACACCGTCGTGGCGCTGGCCGGCGCCACCGGCAGCGGCAAGTCCAGCATCTTCAACGCGCTGGCCGGGCGGGACCTCTCTCCGGTCGGCGTACGCCGGCCCACCACCGGGTACGCGCACGCGTGCGGGTGGGGGGCGGTCGACGGGGCGAGCGGGCTGCTGGACTGGGTCGGGGTCCTGCCCCGGCACCGGTTCGTCCGGGAAAGCGCCCTGGACGGCACCGACGAAGCCGGGCTGCACGGTCTGGTCCTGCTCGACCTGCCCGACTTCGACTCGGTCGAGTACGGACACCGGCTGGAGGTCGACCGGCTACTCGGCCTGGTCGACCTGGTGATCTGGGTGGTCGACCCGCAGAAGTACGCCGACCGGGTGATCCACCGCGGCTACCTGCGGGAGTTCCACCGCAACCGGGACGTCACCGTCGTGGTGCTCAACCACGCCGACCGACTGGACCGGACCGAGCTGCCCCGGCTGCTCGCCGACCTGCGCCGGCTGCTCGACTCCGACGGGCTCGACGGAGTCCCGCTGCTGGCCACCTCGGCACTGGTGCCGGCCGCGATGACCGAGCTGCGCCGGCTGTTGGAAGGCACGGTCACCGAGCGGCAGGCGGCGCTGCGTCGACTCTCCAGTGACCTGGACTCGGTCACCGACGGCCTGGCGGAGCTGGTCGGCCCGGCCGGCGAACGCGCCGAGGAGGAGATCAACCGTGGCACGGTGCGCCGGCTCAGCCTGGCGCTGGCGGCGGCGGCCGGGGTGCCGAGCGTGGTCGACGCCGTCGAGTCGGCGTACCGGCACCGGGCCGGGGCCGCGACCGGCTGGCCGCTCACCCGGGCCTGGCGCAGGCTGCGGCCGGATCCGCTGCTGCGGCTGCACCTGCTCGGCTCCCGCCGGGCCGGCGGGAGCGGCCCGGCCAATCAACCGACGTCGGTGACCGCAGCCGATCGCCCGGTGCCGCCGTCGCTGGCCGGGGCTGGTGGACCGGTGCCGGTCACCTCGTTGCCGGCACCGAGTGCCGCGCAGCGCGCCGCGGTCGATCTGGCCGTACGCGGCCTCGCCGAGCAGGCCGGCAGTCGGCTGCCGACCCCCTGGTCGGCGGCGGTCACCGCCGCCGCCCGGTCGCAGCGGGCCGAGCTGCCGGACGCTCTCGACCGGGCGGTCGGCGGCGCCGATCTGGGCCTGGACCGGCCGCCGATGTGGTGGCGGCTGGTCGGCACGGCGCAGTGGGCGGTCACCGCCACCGCCGCCGCCGGGCTCGGCTGGCTGCTGGTCGGCTTCGTCATCCGTACGCTGGGTCTGCCGGCCCTCGACTATCCGACGGTCGGTGTCCTGCCGGTGCCGACCGCGATGCTGCTCGGCGGCCTGCTCGGCGGGATTCTGCTCAGTCTGCTGATCCGGCCGGTGACCGGGTGGGCGGCACGGCGGGTCCGCAGACGGGCCGAGGACCGGCTGTACGACGTGGTGGCCGAGACGGCCCGCCGGCTGGTCGTCGCCCCGGTCCGGGCGGTCCTGCAGGCGCACGCTGACGCACGCGACGCGCTGGACCGCGCCCGGTCGTCCCACCGCTGA
- the pdhA gene encoding pyruvate dehydrogenase (acetyl-transferring) E1 component subunit alpha, whose protein sequence is MAKGERGTATRARPATARRRVTKNAADPELVQLLTPDGERIDRVTGPDGTQYTVDFTDAEYRALYRDLVVVRKLDAEATALQRQGELGIWASLLGQEAAQVGSGRALREQDMAFPTYREHGVLYCRGIDPIMPLGLFRGVDQGGWDPNEFKFNMYTIVIGAQTLHATGYAMGITMDGKVGGDDGEAVIAYFGDGASAQGDVNEAFVWSSVFNAPIVFFCQNNQYAISEPLERQTRIPLYQRSSGFGFPGVRVDGNDVLASYAVTRTALDNARHGQGPTLIEAYTYRMGAHTTSDDPTRYRIASEVEAWQAKDPIARVRAFLEKQQIADADFFAEVDAQAKRDAVHLRERVLSMPDPQPGALFDHVYAHGSPLLDTERAQFERYLASFEEGSH, encoded by the coding sequence ATGGCGAAAGGCGAGCGCGGGACAGCGACCCGCGCCAGACCGGCCACGGCTCGACGGCGCGTCACCAAGAACGCCGCCGATCCGGAGTTGGTGCAACTGCTGACTCCGGACGGCGAACGGATCGACCGGGTGACCGGCCCCGACGGCACGCAGTACACGGTCGACTTCACCGACGCCGAGTACCGTGCCCTCTACCGGGACCTCGTCGTGGTGCGGAAACTCGACGCCGAGGCGACCGCCCTGCAGCGCCAGGGTGAGCTGGGCATCTGGGCGAGCCTGCTCGGTCAGGAGGCCGCACAGGTCGGTTCCGGGCGGGCGCTGCGCGAGCAGGACATGGCCTTCCCCACCTACCGCGAACACGGCGTTCTCTACTGCCGCGGCATCGACCCGATCATGCCGCTGGGGCTGTTCCGCGGCGTCGACCAGGGTGGCTGGGACCCGAACGAGTTCAAGTTCAACATGTACACGATCGTGATCGGTGCCCAGACGCTGCACGCCACCGGCTACGCCATGGGCATCACCATGGACGGCAAGGTCGGCGGCGACGACGGCGAGGCGGTCATCGCGTACTTCGGCGACGGAGCGTCGGCGCAGGGCGACGTCAACGAAGCCTTCGTCTGGTCCAGTGTCTTCAACGCGCCGATCGTCTTCTTCTGTCAGAACAACCAGTACGCCATCTCCGAACCCCTCGAACGGCAGACCAGGATCCCGCTCTACCAGCGGTCGTCCGGCTTCGGCTTCCCGGGCGTACGGGTGGACGGCAACGACGTGCTGGCCAGCTACGCGGTGACCCGGACCGCGCTGGACAACGCCCGGCACGGGCAGGGCCCGACGCTGATCGAGGCGTACACGTACCGGATGGGGGCGCACACCACCTCCGACGACCCGACCCGGTACCGGATCGCCAGCGAGGTGGAGGCGTGGCAGGCCAAGGACCCGATCGCCCGGGTCCGCGCCTTCCTGGAGAAGCAGCAGATCGCCGATGCCGACTTCTTCGCCGAGGTCGACGCACAGGCCAAGCGGGACGCGGTGCACCTGCGGGAGCGGGTGCTGAGCATGCCCGACCCGCAGCCCGGCGCGCTCTTCGATCACGTGTACGCGCACGGCTCACCGCTGCTCGACACCGAGCGGGCCCAGTTCGAGCGGTACCTGGCGTCGTTCGAGGAAGGGTCGCACTGA
- a CDS encoding alpha-ketoacid dehydrogenase subunit beta, which yields MMAETLTLGKALNAGLRRALDSDSKVVLMGEDVGKLGGVFRITDGLQKDFGEDRVIDTPLAESGIIGTAVGLAIRGFRPICEIQFDGFVYPAYDQIVSQVAKMHYRSQGKVKLPIVIRIPFGGGIGAVEHHSESPEAYFSHTAGLKVVACSNPQDAYTMIQQAVLSDDPIIFLEPKRRYWEKAPVELEAPPGTAYPLHAARTVRPGSDATVLAYGPMVRTALDAATAAAEEGRELEVIDLRSLSPLDLAGTYESVRRTGRCVVVHEAPTNLGLGAEIAARITEECFYSLEAPVLRVGGFNTPYPAARLEEEYLPDLDRVLDAVDRAFGW from the coding sequence CTGATGGCTGAGACACTCACTCTCGGCAAGGCGCTCAACGCCGGGCTGCGCAGGGCACTCGACAGCGACAGCAAGGTCGTCCTGATGGGCGAGGACGTCGGCAAGCTCGGCGGCGTCTTCCGGATCACCGATGGGCTGCAGAAGGACTTCGGCGAGGACCGGGTGATCGACACCCCGCTGGCCGAGTCCGGGATCATCGGCACCGCCGTCGGTCTGGCCATCCGTGGCTTCCGTCCGATCTGCGAGATCCAGTTCGACGGCTTCGTCTACCCGGCGTACGACCAGATCGTGTCCCAGGTGGCCAAGATGCACTACCGGTCGCAGGGCAAGGTGAAGCTGCCGATCGTGATCCGGATCCCGTTCGGCGGCGGTATCGGCGCGGTGGAGCACCACTCCGAGTCGCCGGAAGCGTACTTCTCGCACACCGCTGGGCTGAAGGTCGTCGCCTGCTCCAACCCGCAGGACGCCTACACGATGATCCAGCAGGCGGTGCTCTCCGACGACCCGATCATCTTCCTGGAGCCGAAGCGGCGGTACTGGGAGAAGGCGCCGGTCGAGCTGGAGGCGCCACCGGGTACGGCGTACCCGCTGCATGCCGCCCGCACCGTGCGGCCCGGCAGCGACGCGACGGTCCTCGCGTACGGGCCGATGGTGCGCACCGCTCTGGACGCGGCGACCGCCGCCGCCGAGGAGGGCCGCGAACTCGAGGTGATCGATTTGCGGTCGCTGTCCCCGCTGGACCTGGCCGGCACGTACGAGTCGGTCCGGCGGACCGGACGTTGCGTGGTGGTGCACGAGGCGCCGACGAATCTCGGTCTCGGTGCCGAGATCGCCGCCCGGATCACCGAGGAGTGCTTCTACTCCCTGGAGGCGCCGGTACTGCGGGTGGGCGGCTTCAACACGCCGTACCCGGCTGCCCGCCTGGAGGAGGAGTACCTGCCGGACCTGGACCGGGTACTCGACGCCGTCGACCGCGCGTTCGGTTGGTGA
- a CDS encoding dihydrolipoamide acetyltransferase family protein, which produces MSRIKQFDLPDLGEGLTEGEILKWLVQVGDVIELNQPIVEVETAKAAVEIPAKWGGQVQAIFHPEGATVEVGTAIIAIDTEPAAPGAEPTGPAPAPAPARPEAPQPEIPPPGGAIEPGMIGGPAPGGRTAVLVGYGPRTTAAKRRPRRTTGELAQPAEPVPAGPGPAEPVAKALAKPPVRKLARDLGVDLAGLPGSGPLGSVTRDDVLRASEQAGSAQAGSVAPLSGSDREQRIPVKGVRRLTAENMVASAFTAPHVTEFLTVDLTRSVKALDRIRSQPGWQGIKVSPLLMVARAMLLAARRHPLVNSTWAGDEIVVKEYVNLGIAAATERGLIVPNIKDAGRLTTRELAEAMADLVRTAKAGRTAPADMAGGTMTVTNVGVFGVDSGTPILPPGEAAVLAIGTIRKAPWVHKEKVRIRQVATLALSFDHRIIDGELGSAFLRDVGAFLTDPEAALLAWT; this is translated from the coding sequence ATGTCTCGGATCAAACAGTTCGACCTGCCCGATCTCGGCGAAGGCCTCACCGAGGGAGAAATCCTCAAGTGGCTCGTCCAGGTCGGCGACGTCATCGAGCTGAACCAGCCGATCGTCGAGGTGGAGACCGCGAAGGCCGCGGTGGAGATCCCCGCCAAATGGGGTGGGCAGGTGCAGGCCATCTTCCATCCGGAAGGCGCCACGGTCGAGGTCGGCACGGCGATCATCGCGATCGACACCGAGCCGGCCGCACCCGGCGCTGAACCGACCGGGCCGGCGCCGGCGCCGGCGCCGGCCCGACCCGAAGCGCCGCAGCCGGAGATCCCGCCGCCCGGTGGGGCGATCGAGCCAGGCATGATCGGCGGGCCGGCCCCCGGTGGTCGGACCGCCGTGCTGGTCGGCTACGGCCCGCGGACCACGGCGGCCAAGCGCCGGCCGCGCCGCACCACGGGCGAACTGGCCCAGCCCGCCGAACCGGTGCCGGCCGGACCTGGTCCGGCCGAGCCGGTGGCGAAAGCGCTGGCCAAGCCGCCGGTGCGCAAACTCGCCCGGGACCTCGGTGTCGACCTGGCCGGGCTGCCCGGCAGCGGTCCGCTCGGCTCGGTGACCCGGGACGACGTGCTCCGGGCCAGCGAGCAGGCCGGGTCGGCGCAGGCCGGGTCGGTCGCACCGCTGTCCGGCTCCGACCGCGAACAGCGGATCCCGGTCAAAGGGGTACGCAGGTTGACTGCGGAGAACATGGTCGCGTCGGCGTTCACCGCGCCGCACGTCACCGAGTTCCTCACCGTCGACCTGACCAGATCGGTGAAGGCACTGGACCGAATCCGGAGCCAGCCCGGCTGGCAGGGGATCAAGGTCTCGCCGTTGCTGATGGTGGCTCGGGCGATGCTGCTGGCGGCACGCCGGCACCCGTTGGTGAACTCCACCTGGGCCGGCGACGAGATCGTGGTCAAGGAGTACGTGAATCTCGGCATCGCGGCGGCGACCGAGCGGGGCCTGATCGTGCCGAACATCAAGGACGCTGGGCGGCTGACCACTCGGGAACTCGCCGAGGCGATGGCCGACCTGGTTCGGACCGCGAAGGCGGGGCGGACCGCGCCGGCCGACATGGCCGGCGGCACGATGACCGTGACCAACGTCGGGGTGTTCGGAGTGGACAGTGGCACTCCGATCCTCCCGCCGGGCGAGGCGGCGGTCCTCGCGATCGGCACGATCCGCAAGGCACCCTGGGTACACAAGGAGAAGGTTCGGATACGCCAGGTAGCGACCCTGGCGCTGTCGTTCGACCATCGGATCATCGACGGCGAACTCGGCTCCGCCTTCCTGCGCGACGTCGGAGCGTTCCTGACCGACCCGGAGGCGGCGCTGCTCGCCTGGACCTGA
- a CDS encoding NHL domain-containing thioredoxin family protein — MTAPRVRAPELNGRQWLNTDGRELGLRDLRGRIVLLDFWTFCCVNCLHVLDELRPLEGKYADVLVVIGVHSPKFAHERNPAAVAAAVERYGVSHPVLDDPELDMWQQYAARAWPTLVLVDPEGYVVATMAGEGHADGLAREIDQLIRTHEAKGTLRRGDGPYLPPTPADTTLRFPGKAVAFDDGALLVSDSARHQLVELEPDGETVRRRIGTGERGRADGSARSATFSEPQGLLRLPADVAAVAGYDIVVADTVNHLLRGLRYATGEVHTVAGSGRQWRSTVDYHPHDARAVDLSSPWDLAWYDGKVIVAMAGIHQLWWFDPVTRTAGMYAGTTVESLRDGPIPDVWLAQPSGLATSVDGHQLWIADSETSALRRLADGELRTVVGQGLFDFGQVDGAATDALLQHPLGVCALADGSVLVADTYNGAVRRYDPATDRVSTVTDGLAEPSDVLVTADGTVWVVESAAHRLTRLAPGALSAAGATVVGARRRTERPPTLIAPGELSLEVVFTPAPGQKLDASFGPATRLEVSADPPELLLDGAGSDTGLTRRLVVDPTVAAGVLQVVAQAATCDADTEHAACHLTRQDWGVPVRIDPAGAGRLPLILRGVDAH, encoded by the coding sequence GTGACCGCACCCCGCGTCCGGGCACCCGAACTGAACGGTCGACAGTGGCTGAACACCGACGGCCGTGAACTCGGCCTACGGGATCTGCGTGGGCGGATCGTCCTGTTGGACTTCTGGACCTTCTGCTGCGTCAACTGTCTGCACGTGCTCGACGAACTGCGACCGCTGGAGGGGAAGTACGCCGACGTCCTGGTGGTGATCGGGGTGCACTCGCCGAAGTTCGCCCACGAACGGAATCCGGCGGCGGTGGCGGCCGCAGTGGAGCGGTACGGGGTGAGCCACCCGGTGCTCGACGACCCGGAGCTGGACATGTGGCAGCAGTACGCCGCACGGGCCTGGCCGACCCTGGTACTGGTCGACCCGGAGGGCTACGTCGTCGCCACCATGGCCGGCGAAGGACACGCCGACGGTCTGGCCAGGGAGATCGACCAGCTGATCCGAACGCACGAGGCGAAGGGCACGCTGCGCCGGGGCGACGGCCCGTACCTGCCGCCGACGCCGGCCGACACCACCCTGCGCTTCCCCGGCAAGGCGGTGGCGTTCGACGACGGCGCTCTGCTGGTCTCCGACTCGGCCCGGCATCAGCTGGTGGAGCTCGAACCGGACGGTGAGACCGTCCGTCGTCGGATCGGCACCGGCGAGCGCGGCCGTGCCGACGGATCCGCCCGGTCCGCGACGTTCAGCGAACCGCAGGGGCTGCTCCGGCTACCGGCCGACGTCGCCGCCGTGGCCGGGTACGACATCGTGGTCGCGGACACCGTCAACCATCTGCTGCGTGGCCTGCGGTACGCCACCGGGGAGGTACACACGGTTGCCGGCTCCGGCCGCCAGTGGCGCTCGACGGTGGACTACCACCCGCACGACGCCCGCGCCGTCGACCTCTCCTCGCCCTGGGACCTGGCCTGGTACGACGGCAAGGTGATCGTCGCCATGGCCGGCATCCACCAGCTCTGGTGGTTCGACCCGGTGACCCGCACCGCCGGCATGTACGCCGGCACCACCGTGGAGTCGCTGCGCGACGGCCCGATCCCGGACGTCTGGCTGGCTCAGCCGTCCGGCCTCGCCACCAGCGTCGACGGCCACCAGCTGTGGATCGCCGACAGCGAGACCAGTGCGCTGCGCCGGCTCGCCGACGGTGAGCTGCGTACCGTCGTCGGGCAGGGCCTGTTCGACTTCGGCCAGGTCGACGGGGCGGCGACCGACGCGCTGCTGCAGCACCCGCTCGGTGTGTGCGCACTCGCGGACGGCTCGGTGCTGGTGGCGGACACCTACAACGGCGCGGTCCGCCGCTACGACCCGGCCACCGACCGGGTGTCCACGGTGACCGACGGTCTGGCGGAGCCGAGTGACGTACTGGTGACCGCGGACGGCACCGTGTGGGTGGTGGAGTCGGCGGCGCACCGGCTCACCCGGCTGGCCCCGGGTGCCCTGTCGGCGGCCGGCGCCACGGTCGTCGGTGCCCGGCGCCGCACCGAGCGTCCGCCGACGCTGATCGCACCGGGTGAACTGTCGCTCGAGGTGGTGTTCACTCCGGCGCCCGGCCAGAAGCTGGATGCCAGTTTCGGCCCGGCGACCCGGCTGGAGGTCTCGGCCGACCCACCGGAACTGCTGCTCGACGGGGCAGGCAGCGACACCGGGCTGACCCGGCGGCTGGTCGTCGACCCGACGGTGGCCGCCGGCGTGTTGCAGGTGGTCGCCCAGGCGGCGACCTGCGACGCGGACACCGAGCACGCCGCCTGCCACCTGACCCGGCAGGACTGGGGAGTGCCGGTACGGATCGACCCGGCCGGGGCTGGTCGGTTGCCGCTGATCCTGCGCGGAGTCGACGCACACTGA
- a CDS encoding LamB/YcsF family protein, with the protein MDLNADLGEGFGVWRLGDDEALLDVVTSANVACGFHAGDPVTMRRICTAAAERAVAVGAQVGYRDLAGFGRRRIDYRFDELRDDVLYQIAALDGFCRVAGTRVRYVKPHGALYNTACVDEAQAAAVVAAVVDYDPALPVLCLPGSVLGQLAAGAGLRAVAEGFADRGYLPDGRLVPRSDPGALLGDPDRVVGQAVSLARQHSVAATDGSTVACPVESICLHGDTPGAVELAGRIRAALRADGQRLAAFV; encoded by the coding sequence ATGGATCTCAACGCGGACCTCGGTGAGGGCTTCGGCGTCTGGCGTCTCGGCGACGACGAGGCGTTGCTGGACGTGGTGACCTCCGCGAACGTCGCCTGCGGTTTCCACGCCGGCGACCCGGTGACGATGCGCCGTATCTGCACGGCCGCCGCCGAGCGGGCCGTCGCCGTCGGAGCCCAGGTCGGCTACCGCGACCTGGCCGGCTTCGGGCGGCGGCGGATCGACTACCGCTTTGACGAGTTGCGCGACGACGTGCTCTACCAGATCGCCGCGCTGGACGGCTTCTGTCGGGTGGCCGGGACCCGGGTCCGCTACGTCAAGCCGCACGGCGCGCTGTACAACACGGCCTGCGTGGATGAGGCGCAGGCCGCCGCCGTCGTCGCCGCGGTGGTCGACTACGACCCCGCGCTGCCGGTCCTCTGCCTGCCGGGCTCGGTCCTCGGACAGCTCGCCGCCGGTGCCGGGCTGCGGGCCGTCGCCGAGGGTTTCGCCGACCGTGGCTACCTGCCCGACGGTCGGCTGGTACCCCGATCGGACCCGGGCGCGCTGCTCGGCGACCCGGACAGGGTCGTCGGGCAGGCGGTGTCCCTGGCCCGGCAGCACAGTGTCGCCGCCACCGACGGCAGCACCGTTGCCTGTCCGGTCGAGTCGATCTGCCTGCACGGTGACACTCCCGGCGCGGTCGAGTTGGCCGGACGGATTCGCGCCGCACTGCGCGCGGACGGTCAGCGCCTCGCCGCCTTCGTCTGA
- a CDS encoding biotin-dependent carboxyltransferase family protein has product MIEVIRAGALTTVQDRGRYGWAHLGVPRAGALDQPALALANRLVGNPPDAAGLEITLTGCTLRLRTGGWVALAGAPATVRIAGRSGGFLTSTPVPPDAVVEVGPARYGVRSYLAVAGGIAVPAVLGSRSTDTLAGIGPPTVRDGDVLPVGTAPPPAALVRATADAVPWSAPAVPVRLTVRLGPRADWFTEEAVQRLLTTGYEVSPLSNRIGVRLTGAPLTRTVRDELPSEGLVLGAVQVPADGQPLVFLADHPTTGGYPVVGVVDDVTPLAQARPGTTVRFHGSQRGPR; this is encoded by the coding sequence ATGATCGAGGTGATCCGGGCCGGCGCGCTCACCACCGTGCAGGACCGCGGCCGGTACGGCTGGGCGCACCTGGGCGTACCCCGGGCCGGTGCGCTCGACCAGCCGGCGTTGGCGCTGGCCAACCGGCTGGTCGGCAACCCGCCCGACGCCGCCGGCCTGGAGATCACCCTGACCGGCTGCACGCTGCGGTTGCGTACCGGCGGCTGGGTCGCACTCGCCGGGGCGCCGGCAACGGTCCGGATCGCCGGCCGGTCCGGTGGCTTCCTCACCTCGACGCCGGTGCCGCCGGATGCCGTGGTCGAGGTCGGCCCGGCCCGGTACGGCGTCCGCAGCTATCTCGCGGTCGCCGGCGGGATCGCCGTACCGGCGGTGCTCGGTAGCCGGTCCACCGACACGCTCGCCGGCATCGGACCGCCGACCGTACGCGACGGCGACGTACTGCCGGTCGGCACCGCACCGCCGCCAGCGGCATTGGTCCGAGCCACAGCCGACGCGGTGCCCTGGTCCGCGCCGGCCGTCCCGGTCCGGCTCACCGTCCGGCTCGGGCCACGGGCGGACTGGTTCACCGAGGAGGCGGTCCAGCGGCTGCTCACCACCGGGTACGAGGTCAGCCCGCTGAGCAACCGGATCGGTGTCCGACTGACCGGCGCTCCGTTGACACGGACCGTGCGCGACGAACTACCCAGTGAAGGGTTGGTGCTCGGCGCGGTCCAGGTGCCCGCCGACGGACAGCCACTGGTCTTCCTCGCCGACCATCCGACCACCGGCGGATACCCGGTGGTCGGTGTCGTCGACGACGTCACCCCGCTGGCCCAGGCGCGGCCCGGTACTACTGTGCGGTTCCATGGATCTCAACGCGGACCTCGGTGA